One genomic window of Candidatus Pseudobacter hemicellulosilyticus includes the following:
- a CDS encoding 2-isopropylmalate synthase, translating into MPDNKVYIFDTTLRDGEQVPGCKLNTKEKIELALALEDLGVDIIEAGFPISSPGDFQSVEEISKVIKNATVCGLSRAVQKDIEVAAEALKKARRPRIHTGIGTSDYHIKSKFNSTREDILERAAQCVKWAKNFVDDVEFYAEDAGRTDNEYLARVIEAVIAAGATTVNIPDTTGYCLPHQYGEKIAYLVNNVPNIDKAVISCHCHNDLGLATANSIAGVLNGARQIECTINGLGERAGNTSLEEVVMIIKQHHALGYYTSIKAQQLNPLSRLVSDTMRMPVQPNKAIVGSNAFSHSSGIHQDGFLKDSLTYEIINPDEVGAEGSKIILTARSGRSALAHRFHKLGFQYTRNDIDVLYEQFLKVADRKKEVGDEDLKAMAEAYTAAAITA; encoded by the coding sequence ATGCCGGATAATAAGGTCTATATTTTTGATACCACGTTACGCGATGGCGAGCAGGTACCCGGATGTAAACTGAATACAAAGGAAAAGATTGAGTTGGCCCTGGCCCTGGAAGACCTGGGCGTGGACATCATCGAAGCTGGTTTTCCGATCTCTTCACCCGGTGATTTCCAGAGCGTTGAGGAAATTTCCAAAGTTATTAAGAATGCCACTGTCTGCGGCCTGAGCCGGGCGGTGCAAAAAGATATAGAAGTAGCAGCCGAAGCCCTGAAAAAGGCCAGGCGTCCCCGTATCCATACGGGTATCGGTACTTCGGACTATCATATTAAGTCGAAATTCAATTCTACCCGCGAGGATATCCTGGAGCGTGCAGCCCAGTGTGTAAAATGGGCCAAGAACTTTGTAGATGATGTTGAGTTCTACGCCGAGGATGCCGGACGGACAGATAACGAATACCTGGCCCGGGTCATTGAAGCGGTGATCGCTGCCGGCGCCACTACCGTAAATATTCCTGATACCACCGGGTACTGCCTTCCCCACCAGTATGGTGAGAAGATAGCCTACCTGGTCAACAACGTACCTAATATTGACAAGGCGGTGATCAGCTGCCATTGCCATAACGACCTGGGACTGGCCACGGCCAACTCCATCGCCGGTGTGCTGAACGGCGCCCGCCAGATTGAGTGTACCATTAACGGCCTTGGCGAAAGGGCCGGTAATACCTCCCTGGAAGAAGTGGTGATGATCATCAAGCAGCACCATGCCCTTGGTTACTATACCAGCATCAAAGCCCAGCAGCTGAATCCGCTGAGCCGGCTGGTGTCCGATACCATGCGGATGCCCGTACAACCCAATAAAGCCATCGTAGGCAGCAATGCTTTCTCCCATTCCTCCGGTATCCACCAGGATGGGTTCCTGAAAGATTCCCTTACCTACGAGATCATTAACCCCGATGAAGTGGGCGCCGAAGGCAGTAAGATCATCCTGACGGCCCGCAGCGGACGCAGCGCCCTGGCGCATCGCTTCCACAAGCTCGGGTTCCAGTACACACGCAATGATATTGATGTGTTGTACGAACAGTTCCTCAAAGTGGCAGACCGGAAAAAAGAAGTAGGAGACGAGGACCTTAAAGCGATGGCTGAAGCATACACAGCCGCCGCCATTACAGCGTGA
- the leuC gene encoding 3-isopropylmalate dehydratase large subunit — MAKTLFDKIWDKHIVKQIGGGPSVLYVDKHFIHEVTSPQAFQGLEKRGMKVFRPQQVVATADHNVPTMEQHLPIKDELSRVQVQQLIANCKNHDIELYGLGHPFQGIVHVIGPELGVTQPGMTIVCGDSHTSTHGAFGAIAFGIGTSEVEMVMATQCLMQSKPKLMRINVEGELNKGVVSKDIILYIISLISASGATGYFVEYAGSAIRSLSMEARMTICNMSIEMGARGGMIAPDEITFDYMKGRLFAPGNGQWEKKLEAWRELYTDADATFDKEINIKAADIEPMITYGTNPGMGIGVTEHIPAENEVDEKEKAGFLKALNYMGLQPGSGIKGKKVDYVFIGSCTNSRIEDLRLVAEFVKGKRKASDVEVWIVPGSKQVEKQAIAEGIDKVFEEAGFTLRQPGCSACLGMNEDKIPAGKYCISTSNRNFEGRQGPNARTFLASPLTAAVAAITGEVGDVREYI, encoded by the coding sequence ATGGCTAAGACATTATTTGACAAGATCTGGGATAAGCATATCGTAAAACAAATCGGGGGTGGTCCTTCGGTCCTGTATGTCGATAAGCATTTTATCCATGAAGTAACCAGCCCGCAGGCTTTCCAGGGACTGGAGAAAAGAGGTATGAAGGTTTTCCGCCCCCAGCAGGTGGTAGCCACTGCCGATCACAACGTACCCACTATGGAACAGCACCTGCCCATCAAGGACGAACTGTCCCGCGTGCAGGTCCAGCAACTCATTGCCAACTGTAAGAACCATGACATTGAACTGTATGGCCTGGGACACCCCTTCCAGGGCATCGTGCATGTGATTGGGCCTGAACTGGGCGTTACCCAGCCGGGTATGACCATCGTTTGCGGGGACAGCCATACTTCCACCCACGGCGCTTTTGGCGCCATCGCCTTCGGTATCGGCACCAGCGAAGTGGAAATGGTGATGGCCACCCAATGCCTTATGCAGAGCAAACCCAAGCTCATGCGCATCAATGTGGAAGGTGAACTGAATAAAGGAGTGGTGTCAAAAGACATCATTTTGTATATTATATCCCTTATCAGCGCCAGCGGCGCCACGGGTTATTTTGTAGAATATGCCGGCTCCGCTATCCGCAGCCTCAGCATGGAAGCCCGGATGACCATCTGCAATATGAGTATTGAGATGGGCGCCCGCGGTGGTATGATAGCGCCGGACGAGATCACGTTCGACTATATGAAAGGCCGCCTCTTTGCCCCCGGCAATGGCCAGTGGGAAAAGAAGCTGGAAGCCTGGCGCGAGCTGTATACCGATGCTGACGCTACTTTTGATAAAGAGATCAACATCAAAGCAGCCGATATTGAACCCATGATCACCTACGGTACCAATCCCGGTATGGGCATTGGCGTTACCGAACATATCCCTGCCGAGAATGAGGTGGATGAGAAAGAAAAGGCTGGTTTCCTGAAAGCCCTCAACTATATGGGCCTGCAGCCGGGCAGCGGTATCAAAGGCAAAAAAGTGGATTATGTATTCATCGGCAGCTGTACCAACAGCCGCATTGAGGACCTGCGCCTGGTAGCGGAATTCGTGAAAGGCAAACGCAAGGCCAGCGATGTGGAGGTCTGGATAGTACCCGGCAGCAAGCAGGTGGAAAAACAGGCTATCGCAGAAGGGATCGACAAAGTATTTGAAGAAGCAGGGTTCACCCTGAGGCAGCCCGGATGCTCCGCCTGTCTCGGTATGAATGAAGACAAGATCCCTGCCGGTAAATATTGCATCAGTACCAGCAACCGGAATTTTGAAGGCCGCCAGGGACCCAATGCCCGTACCTTCCTGGCCAGCCCGCTCACAGCAGCTGTGGCCGCCATCACCGGTGAGGTAGGAGATGTAAGAGAATATATCTAA
- the leuD gene encoding 3-isopropylmalate dehydratase small subunit yields the protein MSKAINIIKSTVVPVNMENVDTDQIIPARFLKATSRDGFGKNLFRDWRFQNDDEKQPRPEFPLNNPVYSGKILVAARNFGCGSSREHAAWAIKDYGFDVVVSSFFADIFRNNALNNFLLPVTVSEEFQNAIFAAVEKDPATEMEVNLEQQTITLKTAQPRTESFEINNYKKTCLLNGYDDIDYLLSMRQEIEAFESNRP from the coding sequence ATGAGTAAAGCTATTAATATTATCAAGAGCACCGTGGTGCCGGTCAACATGGAGAATGTGGACACGGACCAGATCATCCCGGCCCGCTTCCTTAAAGCTACCAGCAGGGACGGTTTTGGGAAGAACCTGTTCCGCGACTGGCGTTTCCAGAACGACGATGAAAAACAACCCCGTCCGGAATTTCCCCTTAACAACCCTGTTTATTCCGGCAAGATCCTGGTAGCCGCCAGGAACTTCGGCTGCGGCTCCTCCCGTGAGCATGCCGCCTGGGCCATCAAGGACTATGGCTTTGACGTAGTGGTCAGCAGCTTTTTTGCGGATATCTTCCGTAACAACGCGCTGAACAATTTCCTGCTGCCGGTAACCGTCAGCGAAGAATTCCAGAACGCCATTTTTGCGGCCGTGGAAAAAGATCCCGCCACCGAAATGGAAGTGAACCTGGAACAGCAGACCATCACCCTGAAAACTGCCCAGCCCCGCACAGAATCATTTGAGATCAATAATTATAAGAAGACCTGCCTGCTGAACGGCTACGATGATATCGATTACCTGCTCAGCATGCGCCAGGAGATTGAAGCATTTGAATCAAACAGGCCGTAA
- the leuB gene encoding 3-isopropylmalate dehydrogenase, whose translation MEKNIVVIEGDGIGPEVTRQSVKVLNAIADQFGHTFHYQYCLMGADAIDKTGNPLPDETIEACLNSDAILFGAIGHPKYDNDPTAKVRPEQGLLKLRKSLQLFANIRPVNTYASLHHLSPLKPKNLEGVDFVIFRELTGGIYFGKKEVDEAATRASDDCVYTREEIERVSHLAFQYAQQRRKKLTLVDKANVLETSRLWRKVVQEMAPQYADVTVDFLFVDNAAMQIIVNPKQFDVILTENMFGDIISDEASVITGSLGLLPSASIGKGAALFEPIHGSYPQAAGKDIANPLGSILSVAMLLDHLGLTKEGALVREAAEWTLANGFVTKDIDPVNFYFTSTIGELINEYMANRMPGGVNKANIELRKSTII comes from the coding sequence ATGGAAAAGAATATCGTTGTCATAGAAGGCGACGGCATAGGCCCGGAAGTCACCCGTCAGTCCGTCAAGGTCCTCAACGCTATTGCGGACCAGTTTGGTCATACTTTTCATTACCAATACTGCCTCATGGGCGCCGATGCCATTGATAAGACCGGCAACCCGCTGCCTGATGAAACCATTGAGGCCTGCCTGAACAGCGATGCCATCCTGTTCGGCGCCATCGGCCACCCTAAATATGACAATGATCCTACCGCTAAAGTGCGGCCGGAGCAGGGATTGCTGAAACTGCGCAAATCGCTCCAGCTGTTCGCTAATATCAGGCCGGTGAATACCTATGCCAGCCTGCACCACCTGTCGCCCCTGAAGCCCAAGAACCTGGAAGGCGTTGACTTTGTGATCTTCCGTGAGCTGACCGGCGGTATCTACTTCGGTAAAAAAGAAGTGGATGAGGCGGCTACCCGTGCTTCAGATGATTGTGTATACACCCGTGAAGAAATTGAGCGCGTGAGCCACCTGGCCTTCCAGTATGCACAGCAGCGCAGGAAAAAATTAACGCTCGTTGATAAGGCCAACGTACTGGAAACCTCCCGCCTATGGCGTAAGGTGGTCCAGGAAATGGCGCCCCAATATGCGGATGTAACCGTGGACTTCCTTTTCGTGGACAATGCGGCCATGCAGATCATTGTGAATCCCAAACAGTTTGACGTGATCCTCACCGAGAACATGTTTGGCGATATCATCAGTGACGAGGCCAGTGTGATCACCGGCTCCCTGGGCCTGCTGCCTTCCGCCTCTATCGGCAAAGGCGCTGCGCTGTTTGAGCCCATCCACGGTTCCTATCCCCAGGCTGCCGGCAAGGATATAGCCAACCCATTGGGTTCCATTCTGTCCGTAGCTATGCTGCTGGATCACCTGGGACTCACCAAGGAAGGCGCCCTGGTCAGGGAAGCCGCCGAATGGACCCTGGCCAACGGCTTCGTGACCAAGGACATTGACCCGGTGAATTTCTATTTTACCAGCACCATCGGGGAACTGATCAATGAGTATATGGCCAACCGCATGCCGGGTGGTGTGAACAAGGCCAATATAGAGCTGAGGAAATCTACTATTATATAG
- a CDS encoding branched-chain amino acid transaminase, protein MATYYNENTVLYHNGEFVKAASATTDLYGQSLHYGYGVFEGIRSYATVKGETKIFKATEHYDRLQRSAEALNLPYTYTTEELIKATYEVLKRNDLQNAYIRPLVYAPANMSFNPNTESNILIAVWEMGLFLGDKQLRVMTSPFQRPNPLGFKIQAKATGHYVNSILASQDAKAKGYDEALLTDMNGNVAEGPGANMFYEKDGKLYTPPLGNILPGITRDTVVELCAELGIPVEEKHITTEALKAADAAFFCGTAAEIVGWESLDGVPFKKPWEESLGRKIQAAYKELVTEQAAIKQLA, encoded by the coding sequence ATGGCAACCTATTACAACGAGAACACAGTTCTTTACCACAACGGGGAATTTGTGAAAGCCGCATCGGCTACTACGGATCTTTATGGACAGTCACTGCATTACGGGTACGGTGTATTTGAAGGCATCCGCTCTTATGCAACAGTAAAAGGAGAAACAAAGATCTTCAAGGCCACAGAACATTATGACCGCCTGCAACGCTCTGCGGAAGCGCTCAATCTGCCTTATACGTACACTACGGAAGAGCTGATCAAGGCCACCTATGAGGTACTCAAAAGGAATGATCTCCAGAACGCCTATATCCGTCCGCTGGTTTATGCACCGGCCAATATGAGCTTCAATCCCAATACTGAATCCAATATACTGATCGCCGTCTGGGAAATGGGCCTGTTCCTGGGCGACAAGCAGCTCCGGGTCATGACCTCCCCCTTCCAGCGGCCCAATCCGCTTGGCTTTAAGATCCAGGCCAAGGCCACCGGTCATTACGTCAATTCCATCCTCGCCAGCCAGGATGCCAAGGCAAAAGGCTATGATGAGGCCCTGCTCACAGATATGAATGGGAATGTGGCGGAAGGCCCCGGCGCCAATATGTTCTATGAGAAAGACGGAAAACTATATACGCCACCGTTAGGCAATATCCTGCCGGGCATTACCCGTGATACAGTTGTTGAGCTTTGTGCGGAACTGGGTATCCCCGTGGAAGAAAAACATATTACCACCGAAGCGCTGAAAGCAGCCGATGCCGCTTTCTTCTGCGGCACCGCCGCCGAGATCGTGGGCTGGGAATCGCTGGACGGCGTGCCATTTAAAAAGCCCTGGGAAGAATCCCTGGGCAGAAAGATCCAGGCCGCTTACAAGGAACTGGTAACAGAACAGGCAGCAATTAAACAATTAGCTTAA
- the ilvD gene encoding dihydroxy-acid dehydratase produces the protein MGELNKYSKTLTQDVTQPAAQAMLYGIGLTEDDLKKAQVGVASMGYDGNTCNMHLNDLAKIVKQGVWDNELVGLIFNTIGVSDGMSNGTDGMRYSLVSRDIIADSIEAVCGAQYYDGLITIPGCDKNMPGSIIAMGRLNRPSIMVYGGSIAPGHYKGEDLNIVSAFEALGQKLCGNLDETDYKGIIQNACPGAGACGGMYTANTMASAIEALGMSLPYSSSNPATSEEKINECRAAGKAIRLLLEKDIKPSDIMTRKAFENAMTVIMILGGSTNAVLHLIAMARSVGVPLTQDDFQAVSNRVPMLADFKPSGKYLMQDLHQYGGVPAVMKYLLSKGLLHGDCLTVTGKTIAENLAGAPDLDFEQQKIIRPLENPIKVTGHLQILYGNLAAEGSVAKITGKEGERFTGTARVFDGEFELINGINSGKIKHGDVVVIRYVGPKGAPGMPEMLKPTSALIGAGLGKSVALITDGRFSGGTHGFVVGHITPEAYDGGVIALVQDDDIIELDAVSNAITLKVAEEEIARRKAAWQQPPLKVSRGVLFKYARSVKNAAQGCVTDED, from the coding sequence ATGGGCGAACTGAACAAGTACTCCAAAACCCTCACACAGGACGTTACCCAACCCGCCGCACAGGCTATGTTGTACGGTATAGGCCTTACAGAGGATGATCTGAAAAAAGCACAGGTAGGCGTTGCCAGCATGGGTTATGACGGCAATACCTGCAACATGCACCTGAACGACCTTGCCAAAATCGTGAAACAGGGTGTGTGGGACAATGAACTGGTTGGACTGATCTTCAATACCATCGGCGTTAGCGATGGCATGAGCAACGGTACGGACGGCATGCGCTACTCTCTTGTAAGCCGTGACATCATTGCCGATTCCATCGAGGCGGTCTGTGGCGCACAATATTATGACGGGCTCATCACCATTCCGGGCTGCGATAAGAATATGCCCGGCTCCATCATTGCCATGGGCCGGCTCAACCGCCCCTCCATCATGGTGTACGGCGGCTCTATCGCCCCCGGCCACTATAAAGGAGAAGACCTCAACATCGTATCGGCCTTTGAAGCCCTGGGCCAGAAGCTCTGCGGCAACCTGGACGAAACAGATTATAAAGGCATCATTCAGAACGCCTGCCCCGGCGCCGGCGCCTGCGGTGGTATGTATACGGCCAATACCATGGCCTCTGCCATTGAAGCGCTGGGTATGAGCCTGCCTTACTCTTCCTCCAATCCCGCTACCAGCGAAGAAAAAATCAACGAGTGCCGCGCCGCTGGCAAAGCCATCCGCCTCCTGCTCGAAAAAGATATCAAACCCTCCGATATCATGACCCGTAAGGCATTTGAGAATGCCATGACCGTGATCATGATCCTCGGCGGCAGCACCAATGCGGTCCTGCACCTGATTGCCATGGCCAGGAGCGTAGGCGTTCCCCTTACACAGGATGATTTCCAGGCTGTCAGCAACCGCGTTCCCATGCTGGCCGATTTCAAACCCAGCGGTAAATACCTGATGCAGGACCTGCACCAGTACGGTGGTGTACCTGCCGTCATGAAGTACCTGCTGAGCAAGGGCCTGCTGCATGGCGACTGCCTCACAGTGACCGGTAAAACCATTGCCGAGAACCTGGCCGGTGCGCCGGACCTGGACTTTGAGCAGCAAAAGATCATCCGCCCGCTGGAGAACCCTATCAAGGTCACCGGTCACCTGCAGATCCTGTATGGTAACCTGGCCGCTGAAGGCAGCGTGGCCAAGATCACCGGCAAGGAAGGCGAACGCTTCACCGGCACTGCCCGCGTATTTGACGGGGAGTTTGAGCTGATCAACGGCATCAACAGCGGTAAGATCAAACATGGTGATGTAGTGGTGATCCGTTACGTAGGTCCCAAAGGCGCCCCGGGTATGCCCGAAATGCTGAAACCTACATCGGCCCTGATCGGCGCCGGCCTGGGTAAATCAGTGGCCCTGATCACCGATGGCCGTTTCAGTGGCGGTACACACGGTTTCGTGGTAGGGCATATTACACCTGAAGCCTATGACGGTGGTGTGATTGCCCTGGTGCAGGATGATGATATCATTGAGCTGGATGCCGTTTCCAATGCCATTACGCTGAAGGTGGCGGAAGAAGAGATCGCCCGGCGGAAAGCGGCCTGGCAGCAGCCACCGCTGAAAGTCAGCAGAGGCGTCCTGTTCAAATACGCCAGATCAGTGAAAAATGCCGCACAGGGCTGTGTAACAGATGAGGATTAA
- the ilvB gene encoding biosynthetic-type acetolactate synthase large subunit: MSTTTVAPEKAAAAAAASPQATVRISGGAAVLEAFLAEGVSTIFGYPGGAIMPIYDSLYDYQDKLKHILVRHEQGGIHAAQGYARTSGDVGVVFATSGPGATNLVTGLADAMIDSTGLVCITGQVFAHLLGTDAFQETDVINITTPVTKWNYQVTDATEIPAVLAKAFYIARSGRPGPVLIDITKNAQLQLFDYAGYEKCTHIRSYRPAPIVRKEYLEQAAELINAAQKPFVLFGQGVILGKAEEQFRAFIEKTGIPAAWTIMGLSALPSDHPLNVGMLGMHGNYGPNVLTNECDVLIAVGMRFDDRVTGRLDKYAKQAKIIHLDIDPSEIDKNVQTTVPVWGDCKETLPMLTGLVTQKEHTGWVEVFRDYARKELEQCIHPELNPTDPVLTMGEVIKTLNELTNGDAVIVTDVGQHQMVACRYAQFTQSKSNITSGGLGTMGFALPAAIGAKFGAPERTVVAVIGDGGFQMTLQELGTIMQSGVAVKILILNNQFLGMVRQWQQLFNDRRYSFVDIASPNFVQLAAAYGISGASINSRDLLKNALHAMLDHPGSYLLEVMVGKENNVFPMVPQGCSVAEIRLK, translated from the coding sequence ATGAGCACAACAACGGTAGCACCTGAAAAAGCGGCTGCAGCAGCAGCGGCTTCTCCGCAGGCCACTGTACGGATCAGTGGTGGCGCGGCGGTGCTGGAAGCATTCCTGGCGGAAGGTGTAAGCACCATCTTCGGTTATCCCGGAGGCGCTATCATGCCGATCTACGATTCCTTATATGATTACCAGGATAAACTGAAACATATTCTTGTACGCCATGAGCAGGGAGGCATACATGCCGCCCAGGGATATGCGCGTACTTCCGGTGATGTGGGCGTGGTGTTTGCCACCAGCGGCCCCGGCGCCACCAACCTGGTGACAGGCCTGGCGGACGCTATGATAGACAGCACGGGACTGGTCTGCATTACCGGCCAGGTGTTTGCGCACCTGCTGGGTACCGATGCGTTCCAGGAAACGGATGTGATCAATATCACTACCCCTGTTACCAAGTGGAACTACCAGGTGACGGACGCCACCGAGATCCCTGCTGTGCTGGCCAAGGCGTTTTATATTGCCCGCAGCGGCCGGCCGGGACCTGTGCTGATTGATATTACCAAGAACGCACAGCTGCAGCTGTTTGATTATGCCGGCTATGAAAAATGCACGCATATCCGCAGCTACCGGCCCGCACCTATTGTCCGCAAGGAATACCTGGAGCAGGCTGCTGAGCTGATCAACGCCGCACAGAAACCCTTTGTGCTCTTTGGCCAGGGCGTGATCCTGGGCAAGGCTGAAGAACAGTTCCGTGCCTTCATTGAGAAAACCGGCATCCCTGCCGCCTGGACCATCATGGGCCTGAGCGCGCTGCCCTCCGATCACCCGCTGAACGTGGGTATGCTGGGCATGCACGGTAACTATGGTCCCAATGTTCTTACCAATGAATGTGATGTGCTGATCGCTGTAGGTATGCGTTTTGACGACCGGGTAACCGGCCGGCTGGACAAATACGCCAAACAGGCGAAGATCATCCACCTGGATATTGACCCTTCTGAGATAGACAAGAACGTACAGACCACCGTGCCGGTATGGGGCGATTGCAAAGAGACCCTGCCGATGCTCACCGGGCTGGTAACACAGAAAGAACATACCGGATGGGTGGAGGTCTTCCGTGATTACGCACGCAAAGAGCTGGAGCAATGTATCCATCCGGAGCTGAACCCCACTGATCCGGTACTGACCATGGGCGAGGTGATCAAAACGCTGAATGAACTGACCAATGGAGATGCGGTGATTGTTACGGATGTAGGCCAGCACCAGATGGTAGCCTGTCGTTACGCCCAATTCACCCAATCAAAAAGCAATATCACTTCCGGTGGCCTGGGCACTATGGGCTTTGCCCTGCCGGCCGCTATCGGCGCCAAGTTTGGCGCACCGGAAAGGACCGTAGTGGCTGTGATCGGCGATGGTGGTTTCCAGATGACCCTGCAGGAGCTGGGCACCATCATGCAAAGTGGAGTGGCGGTGAAGATCCTCATCCTTAACAACCAGTTCCTGGGCATGGTACGCCAGTGGCAGCAGCTCTTTAATGACAGGCGTTACTCTTTTGTGGATATCGCCAGCCCCAATTTTGTGCAGCTGGCCGCGGCCTATGGTATCAGTGGCGCCTCCATCAACAGCAGGGACCTGCTGAAAAATGCACTGCATGCTATGCTGGATCACCCCGGATCCTACCTGCTGGAAGTGATGGTAGGCAAGGAGAACAACGTGTTCCCCATGGTGCCCCAGGGATGCAGTGTAGCCGAGATCCGGTTGAAATAA
- the ilvN gene encoding acetolactate synthase small subunit has protein sequence MLKQEFTMTVYTENQIGLLNRIAIMFSRRKINVESLNTSPTEVPGIHRFTIVINETEDVVRKLARQIEKQVDVLRCYYNTADEIVWQELAMYKVPTDEIAEKVKVERLLREYGARAVVIRKDYTVFETTGHREETDKLIAVLEPFGLLEFVRSARVAIIKASRGFHEKLKDFEQRQPSEEVVTNEYLNQQDKVFTM, from the coding sequence ATGTTAAAGCAGGAATTTACCATGACGGTGTACACGGAGAACCAGATCGGGCTGCTCAACCGCATTGCCATCATGTTCTCCCGCAGGAAGATCAACGTGGAAAGCCTCAATACTTCTCCCACAGAAGTGCCCGGCATCCACCGCTTCACCATCGTGATCAACGAAACCGAAGATGTAGTGCGCAAACTGGCCCGCCAGATAGAAAAGCAGGTGGATGTGCTGCGCTGCTACTACAATACGGCGGACGAGATCGTATGGCAGGAACTGGCCATGTACAAAGTGCCTACGGATGAAATTGCCGAGAAGGTGAAAGTGGAAAGGCTGCTGCGCGAATACGGCGCCCGCGCTGTAGTGATCCGGAAGGACTATACCGTTTTCGAGACCACCGGCCATCGCGAGGAGACGGACAAGCTTATCGCCGTGCTGGAACCCTTTGGGCTGCTGGAGTTTGTACGCAGCGCCCGTGTGGCCATCATCAAAGCCAGCAGGGGCTTCCACGAAAAGCTCAAGGACTTTGAGCAAAGGCAACCCAGCGAGGAAGTGGTGACCAATGAATACCTGAACCAGCAGGATAAAGTATTCACCATGTAG
- the ilvC gene encoding ketol-acid reductoisomerase, which produces MAKLNFGGVEESVVTREEFPLAKAQAVLKDEVVAVIGYGVQGPGQALNQKDNGVNVIVGQRKNSKSWDKAVRDGFVPGETLFDIEEALERGTIICYLLSDAAQIQLWPTVKKHLTPGKALYFSHGFGVTYNDQTGIVPPKDVDVFLVAPKGSGTSLRRMFLQGRGLNSSYAIFQDATGKAFDRVIALGIAIGSGYLFETDFRREVFSDLTGERGTLMGAIQGIFAAQYEVLRKKGHTPSEAFNETVEELTQSLMPLVAENGMDWMYANCSTTAQRGALDWWKKFRDATLPVFTELYESVAAGKEAARSINSNSQPDYREKLEVELKELRESEMWQAGKTVRGLRPENQAAESAQKAAAN; this is translated from the coding sequence ATGGCAAAATTAAATTTCGGTGGTGTAGAAGAAAGTGTGGTTACCCGCGAAGAGTTCCCGCTGGCCAAAGCGCAGGCCGTTCTCAAGGATGAAGTAGTTGCCGTGATCGGATATGGTGTACAGGGCCCCGGACAGGCTTTGAACCAGAAAGACAATGGCGTCAACGTCATCGTTGGTCAGCGCAAGAATTCCAAGAGCTGGGACAAAGCGGTACGTGATGGTTTTGTGCCGGGAGAAACCTTATTCGACATCGAAGAAGCGCTGGAGCGTGGCACTATCATCTGCTACCTGCTGAGCGATGCCGCCCAGATCCAGCTGTGGCCCACTGTAAAAAAACACCTGACGCCCGGTAAAGCCCTGTATTTCTCTCATGGTTTCGGCGTTACCTATAATGACCAGACAGGTATCGTTCCTCCCAAGGATGTGGACGTATTCCTGGTGGCTCCCAAAGGTTCCGGTACTTCCCTGCGCCGTATGTTCCTGCAGGGTCGTGGCCTGAACTCCAGCTATGCTATCTTCCAGGATGCTACCGGTAAAGCGTTCGACAGGGTCATCGCCCTCGGTATTGCCATTGGTTCCGGTTACCTGTTTGAAACTGATTTCAGGAGGGAAGTATTCTCCGATCTGACCGGCGAACGCGGAACCCTGATGGGGGCTATCCAGGGTATTTTTGCCGCTCAGTACGAAGTGCTGCGCAAAAAAGGCCATACGCCTTCTGAAGCCTTCAATGAAACTGTAGAAGAGCTGACCCAATCCCTGATGCCGCTGGTGGCTGAGAACGGGATGGACTGGATGTACGCCAACTGCTCCACTACCGCTCAGCGCGGCGCCCTGGACTGGTGGAAGAAATTCCGTGACGCTACCCTGCCCGTATTCACTGAGCTGTATGAAAGCGTTGCCGCCGGTAAGGAAGCCGCCCGTTCCATCAACAGCAACAGCCAGCCTGACTACCGTGAGAAGCTGGAAGTAGAACTGAAAGAACTGCGCGAAAGCGAAATGTGGCAGGCCGGTAAAACTGTACGTGGTCTGCGTCCTGAGAACCAGGCCGCCGAGTCCGCACAGAAAGCTGCTGCCAACTAA